One stretch of Tepidibacter hydrothermalis DNA includes these proteins:
- the rpsL gene encoding 30S ribosomal protein S12, whose product MPTINQLVRKGRKAIEKKSTAPALQKSFNSLNKKTTNTSSPQKRGVCTSVKTVTPKKPNSALRKIARVRLTNGIEVTAYIPGEGHNLQEHSVVLIRGGRVKDLPGVRYHILRGTLDTAGVENRGQSRSKYGTKKPKAAKK is encoded by the coding sequence ATGCCAACAATAAATCAATTAGTTCGTAAAGGAAGAAAAGCAATAGAGAAGAAATCTACTGCTCCAGCTTTACAGAAAAGTTTTAACTCATTAAACAAAAAAACTACAAATACTAGTTCGCCACAAAAAAGAGGAGTTTGTACTTCTGTTAAGACTGTAACTCCTAAAAAACCTAACTCAGCTTTAAGAAAGATTGCCAGAGTTAGATTAACTAATGGAATAGAAGTTACTGCTTATATCCCAGGAGAAGGACACAACTTACAAGAACATAGTGTTGTTCTTATAAGAGGTGGAAGAGTTAAAGACTTACCAGGAGTTAGATACCACATATTAAGAGGTACTTTAGATACTGCTGGTGTTGAAAACAGAGGTCAGTCAAGATCTAAGTATGGTACTAAGAAGCCTAAGGCTGCTAAGAAGTAA
- the rpoC gene encoding DNA-directed RNA polymerase subunit beta', translated as MFELNNFESIKIALASPEKIRQWSKGEVKKPETINYRTLKPEKDGLFCERIFGPTKDWECHCGKYRRVRYKGVVCDRCGVEVTKSKVRRERMAHIELAAPVSHIWYFKGIPSRMGLLLDMSPRSLEKVLYFASYIVIDAGETGLTEKQLLTEKEYRDAQDKYGNTFKAGMGAEAVKELLVKIDLESLSKELKSKLKDSTGQKRVRTIRRMEVVEAFKKSDNKSEWMILDVIPVIPPDLRPMVQLDGGRFATSDLNDLYRRVINRNNRLKRLLELGAPDIIVRNEKRMLQEAVDALIDNGRRGRPVTGPGNRPLKSLSDMLKGKQGRFRQNLLGKRVDYSGRSVIVVGPELKFYQCGLPKKMALELFKPFVMNALVSKGYAHNIKSAKRMVEKVKSEVWDVLEEVIKGHPVLLNRAPTLHRLGIQAFEPTLVEGKAIKLHPLVCSAYNADFDGDQMAVHVPLSVEAQAEARFLMLSPNNILAPKDGSPITTPTQDMVLGSYYLTIEIDGEKGEGSIFKDYNEMLLAYNTGAVGLHAKVKVRKRLEENKSVLVESTVGRFIFNENIPQDLGFVDRNESEHSLEVDFLVDKKQLGKIIDKCFRKHGNTITAIMLDDIKNLGFRFSTRGAISIAVADMIIPDEKPQLISAAEEMVEKYERAYRRGLISNEEREEKVIETWTNTTEEVTDALMNSLGRLNNVFIMAHSGARGSKNQIRQLGGMRGLMANASGKTVEIPVKANFREGLTVLEYFTSSHGARKGLADTALRTADSGYLTRRLVDVSQDVIVREVDCGTQEGVLVAAFKDGNEVIEELYDRIVGRYTLDAIVDPKTNEVLVGADSKIDEEHAKAIIDAGIEKVKIRSILNCKTSHGVCSKCYGRNLATGKEVNIGEAVGIIAAQSIGEPGTQLTMRTFHTGGVAGGDITQGLPRVEELFEARKPKGLAIITEISGTVQLDETGKQKEVTILDEFGETKTYSIPYGSRIKVKQGQFLEAGDPITDGSINPHDILMVKGVLGVQDYIVKEVQRVYRMQGVDINDKHVEVIVRQMLSKVKIDDPGDTDLLPGGLVDILEFNAENEKTVANELRPAVSKRVLLGITKASLATESFLSAASFQETTRVLTEAAIKGKEDNLIGLKENVIIGKLIPAGTGMKRYKNIAIEKVEE; from the coding sequence TTGTTTGAATTAAATAATTTTGAGTCAATAAAAATAGCTTTAGCATCTCCTGAGAAGATAAGACAATGGTCAAAGGGAGAAGTAAAAAAGCCAGAAACTATAAATTATCGTACTTTAAAACCAGAAAAAGATGGATTGTTCTGTGAGAGAATATTTGGTCCAACTAAAGACTGGGAATGTCACTGTGGAAAATACAGAAGAGTTAGATATAAAGGTGTAGTATGTGATAGATGTGGAGTTGAAGTAACTAAGTCTAAAGTTAGACGTGAAAGAATGGCTCATATAGAGCTTGCAGCTCCAGTATCTCATATATGGTATTTCAAAGGAATTCCAAGTAGAATGGGACTATTACTTGATATGTCTCCAAGATCACTTGAAAAAGTTTTATATTTTGCATCTTATATAGTTATAGATGCAGGTGAAACTGGTCTTACAGAAAAACAACTTTTAACAGAAAAAGAGTATAGAGATGCTCAAGATAAGTATGGAAATACATTCAAAGCAGGAATGGGAGCAGAAGCTGTAAAAGAGCTTTTAGTTAAAATTGATCTTGAATCTCTATCAAAAGAATTAAAATCAAAATTAAAAGATAGTACAGGACAAAAAAGAGTTAGAACTATAAGAAGAATGGAAGTTGTAGAAGCTTTCAAAAAATCTGATAATAAATCAGAATGGATGATACTTGATGTAATTCCTGTAATACCTCCGGATTTAAGACCTATGGTTCAATTAGATGGAGGAAGATTTGCAACTTCAGATTTAAATGATTTATATAGAAGAGTTATAAATAGAAATAACAGATTAAAGAGATTATTAGAACTAGGAGCACCTGATATAATTGTCAGAAATGAAAAGAGAATGCTTCAAGAAGCAGTAGATGCTCTTATAGATAATGGTAGAAGGGGTAGACCAGTAACTGGACCTGGAAATAGACCATTAAAATCTTTATCTGATATGTTAAAAGGAAAGCAAGGACGTTTCCGTCAAAACCTTCTTGGTAAGCGTGTTGACTATTCAGGACGTTCTGTTATAGTAGTAGGGCCAGAACTTAAGTTCTATCAATGTGGTCTTCCTAAAAAGATGGCTTTAGAATTATTTAAGCCTTTCGTAATGAATGCACTTGTATCAAAAGGATATGCTCATAATATAAAGAGTGCAAAAAGAATGGTAGAAAAAGTTAAATCAGAAGTATGGGATGTTTTAGAAGAAGTAATAAAAGGGCATCCAGTATTACTAAATCGTGCTCCTACTCTTCATAGACTAGGAATACAAGCATTTGAACCAACTCTAGTAGAAGGTAAAGCTATAAAATTACATCCACTAGTTTGTTCAGCTTATAATGCCGATTTCGATGGAGACCAAATGGCAGTTCACGTACCTTTATCTGTTGAAGCACAAGCTGAGGCTAGATTCTTAATGCTATCTCCTAATAATATATTAGCACCTAAAGATGGTTCTCCTATAACTACTCCAACTCAGGATATGGTACTTGGAAGTTATTATCTGACTATAGAAATTGATGGAGAAAAAGGAGAAGGAAGCATATTTAAGGATTATAATGAAATGCTTCTTGCATATAACACTGGAGCAGTTGGACTTCATGCTAAGGTTAAAGTAAGAAAAAGATTAGAGGAAAATAAATCTGTACTAGTAGAAAGTACTGTAGGTAGATTCATATTCAATGAAAATATACCTCAAGATTTAGGATTTGTTGATAGAAATGAAAGCGAACATTCATTAGAAGTAGACTTCTTAGTTGATAAAAAGCAACTAGGAAAAATCATAGATAAATGTTTCAGAAAACATGGAAATACTATTACTGCTATAATGCTTGATGATATAAAGAACTTAGGATTCAGATTCTCGACAAGAGGAGCTATAAGTATCGCCGTTGCAGACATGATAATACCTGATGAAAAGCCACAGTTAATATCAGCAGCTGAAGAAATGGTAGAAAAATATGAAAGAGCTTATAGAAGAGGTCTTATATCAAATGAAGAAAGAGAAGAAAAAGTTATAGAGACTTGGACTAATACTACTGAAGAAGTTACAGATGCTCTTATGAACAGCTTGGGTCGTTTAAATAATGTATTTATAATGGCGCATTCAGGAGCCAGAGGTAGTAAGAACCAAATAAGACAGCTTGGAGGAATGCGTGGTCTTATGGCCAATGCATCTGGTAAGACGGTAGAGATACCAGTTAAAGCCAACTTCCGTGAAGGTCTTACTGTACTTGAGTACTTTACATCTTCGCATGGTGCCAGAAAAGGACTAGCAGATACGGCTCTTCGTACAGCCGATTCAGGATACTTAACTAGAAGACTTGTTGATGTCAGTCAAGATGTTATAGTTAGAGAAGTTGATTGTGGAACTCAAGAAGGAGTTTTAGTAGCAGCATTTAAAGATGGAAATGAAGTAATAGAAGAGTTATACGATAGAATAGTTGGAAGATATACTCTTGATGCAATAGTAGATCCTAAAACTAATGAAGTTTTAGTAGGAGCTGACTCTAAAATAGATGAAGAACATGCTAAAGCAATAATAGATGCAGGAATCGAAAAAGTGAAAATAAGATCTATACTTAACTGTAAAACTTCTCATGGAGTTTGCTCTAAGTGCTACGGACGAAATCTTGCTACTGGTAAGGAAGTTAATATAGGTGAGGCAGTAGGTATAATAGCTGCTCAATCTATAGGTGAGCCGGGTACACAGCTTACAATGCGTACTTTCCATACAGGAGGAGTTGCAGGAGGAGATATAACACAGGGTCTTCCAAGGGTAGAGGAGCTATTTGAGGCTAGAAAACCTAAAGGACTTGCAATAATAACAGAAATCTCAGGTACTGTTCAACTTGATGAAACAGGAAAGCAAAAAGAAGTTACTATACTAGATGAATTTGGAGAAACAAAGACTTATTCAATACCTTATGGATCTAGAATTAAAGTTAAACAAGGACAATTCTTAGAAGCTGGAGATCCTATAACTGATGGATCTATAAATCCACATGATATACTAATGGTAAAAGGTGTTCTTGGAGTTCAAGATTATATAGTTAAAGAGGTTCAAAGGGTATATAGAATGCAAGGTGTTGATATCAATGATAAACACGTTGAAGTTATTGTTAGACAAATGCTATCTAAAGTTAAAATAGATGATCCGGGAGATACAGATTTACTTCCAGGAGGACTTGTAGATATTCTTGAATTTAATGCAGAGAATGAAAAAACAGTTGCAAATGAATTAAGACCAGCAGTTTCAAAGAGAGTTTTACTAGGAATAACTAAAGCATCTCTTGCTACAGAGTCGTTCTTATCTGCTGCTTCATTCCAAGAAACAACAAGAGTATTAACTGAAGCAGCTATAAAAGGAAAAGAAGATAATTTAATAGGTCTTAAAGAAAATGTAATAATAGGTAAATTAATACCTGCAGGAACAGGAATGAAAAGATATAAAAATATAGCTATTGAAAAAGTTGAAGAATAA
- the rpsG gene encoding 30S ribosomal protein S7, translating to MPRKGNVPKREILPDPIYGSKVVTKLINNLMLDGKKGKSQNIVYGAFELIKERTGEEALEVFEKAMNNIMPVLEVKARRVGGANYQVPIEVRPERRQTLGLRWLVKYTRARGEKGTVEKLAKEIMDAANNTGASVKKKEDTHKMAEANKAFAHYRW from the coding sequence ATGCCAAGAAAAGGTAATGTTCCAAAAAGAGAAATTTTACCGGATCCGATATACGGAAGTAAGGTTGTTACTAAATTAATAAATAACTTAATGTTAGATGGTAAAAAAGGGAAATCACAAAATATTGTGTATGGAGCTTTTGAACTTATAAAAGAAAGAACTGGAGAAGAGGCATTAGAGGTTTTTGAGAAAGCTATGAACAATATAATGCCAGTACTTGAAGTTAAAGCTAGACGTGTTGGAGGAGCTAACTACCAAGTACCAATCGAAGTAAGACCAGAAAGAAGACAAACTTTAGGTCTTAGATGGTTAGTTAAGTATACTAGAGCCCGTGGAGAAAAGGGAACAGTAGAAAAATTAGCTAAAGAAATAATGGATGCTGCTAACAATACAGGAGCATCAGTTAAGAAGAAAGAAGATACTCATAAAATGGCAGAAGCTAATAAAGCATTTGCTCATTACAGATGGTAA
- the rplL gene encoding 50S ribosomal protein L7/L12, which produces MTIEQILEAIENMKVLELNELVKAAEEKFGVSASAPVMMAGAAGGAAAEEKTEFDVVLVEAGSSKVGVIKAVREITGLGLKEAKAVVDGAPKAVKEGASKEEAEQIKEKLEAAGAKVEVK; this is translated from the coding sequence ATGACTATAGAGCAAATTTTAGAAGCTATAGAAAATATGAAAGTTTTAGAATTAAATGAATTAGTTAAAGCTGCAGAAGAAAAGTTCGGAGTATCTGCTTCTGCGCCAGTAATGATGGCTGGAGCTGCTGGTGGAGCTGCTGCTGAAGAGAAAACTGAGTTCGACGTAGTATTAGTTGAAGCTGGATCTTCAAAAGTAGGAGTTATCAAAGCAGTTAGAGAAATAACTGGACTTGGATTAAAAGAAGCTAAGGCTGTAGTAGACGGAGCTCCAAAAGCTGTTAAAGAAGGAGCTTCAAAAGAAGAAGCTGAGCAAATCAAAGAAAAATTAGAAGCTGCGGGAGCTAAAGTAGAAGTAAAATAA
- the rpoB gene encoding DNA-directed RNA polymerase subunit beta, with protein MPHPVTIGRRTRMSFSKINEVAKLPNLIEIQLDSYDWFLEEGLKEVFEDISPIEDYTGNLILEFVDYSLNEKPKYEVEECKERDVTYSAPLKVKVRLINKETGEVKEQEVFMGDFPLMTEKGTFIINGAERVIVSQLVRSPGVYFSEERDKTGKRLISSTVIPNRGAWLEYETDSNDIVSVRVDRTRKQPVTVLLRALGFGTDTEILELLGEDERLYATLEKDNTKTVEEGLIEIYKKLRPGEPPTVESASSLLNSLFYDAKRYDLAKVGRYKFNKKLALAYRIINKIAAQDIVNTETGEVFVKEGEKISIEQAKSIQNSGINVVKVYSDEDKEVKVIGNNFVDIKEHISFDLSDLKIKEKVHYPTLKEILDTYSSEAEIKDAIKDNIRKLIPKHIILDDIIASINYQFNLFHQIGNIDDIDHLGNRRVRSVGELLQNQFRIGLSRMERVIKERMTIQDIEVATPQALINIRPVAAAIKEFFGSSQLSQFMDQTNPLSELTHKRRLSALGPGGLSRERAGFEVRDVHHSHYGRMCPIETPEGPNIGLINSLGTYAKINEYGFIEASYRKVDKETGVVTNEIHYLTADEEEIYVRAQANEPLDAEGRFINKRVTSRTTNGIVKVVPKNLVDYMDISPKQVVSVATAMIPFLENDDANRALMGSNMQRQAVPLVRREAPVIGTGIEYRAAKDSGAVVVAKNSGIVDKLSADEIVIKREDGNKDRYNMLKFKRSNQGTCINQTPIVNKGDKIEKGDVIADGPSTDMGEIALGRNCLIAFMTWEGYNYEDAILINERLVKEDRLSTIHIEEYEAEARDTKLGPEEITRDIPNVGEDAIKNLDDRGIIRIGAEVESGDILVGKVTPKGETELTAEERLLRAIFGEKAREVRDTSLKVPHGESGIIVDVKVFTRENGDELPPGVNELVRCYIAKKRKINVGDKMAGRHGNKGVISRILPEEDMPFMEDGTPVEIVLNPLGVPSRMNIGQVLEIHLGLAAKSLGWHVATSVFDGAKEEDIREALKEANYPEDGKLRLCDGRTGDAFDNRVTVGYMYMLKLHHLVDDKLHARSTGPYSLVTQQPLGGKAQFGGQRFGEMEVWALEAYGASHTLQEILTVKSDDVIGRVRTYEAIVKGENIPEPGIPESFKVLIKELQSLCLDVKVLTEEDHEIEVKESIDDDEVNENFESVVSSEQDIEELESIEEVDEDVEIDFDESLLENDLDEDDIDEEFDF; from the coding sequence ATGCCACATCCTGTCACAATAGGTAGAAGAACGAGAATGAGCTTTTCTAAAATTAATGAAGTTGCAAAACTTCCCAACCTTATAGAAATTCAACTAGATTCCTATGATTGGTTTTTAGAAGAAGGACTAAAAGAAGTTTTTGAAGATATTTCACCTATAGAAGATTACACAGGTAATCTTATCTTAGAGTTTGTAGATTATTCCCTAAATGAAAAACCTAAATACGAAGTAGAAGAATGTAAAGAAAGAGATGTTACTTATTCAGCCCCGTTAAAAGTCAAAGTTAGACTTATAAATAAAGAAACGGGAGAGGTTAAGGAACAAGAAGTTTTCATGGGTGATTTCCCATTGATGACTGAAAAAGGGACATTTATAATAAATGGAGCAGAAAGAGTAATAGTAAGTCAGCTTGTTAGATCTCCTGGTGTATATTTTAGCGAAGAGAGAGATAAAACAGGAAAGAGATTGATTTCATCTACTGTTATACCTAACAGAGGAGCATGGTTAGAATATGAAACTGATTCTAATGACATAGTATCTGTTAGAGTTGATAGAACTAGAAAGCAACCTGTGACTGTACTATTAAGAGCTTTAGGTTTTGGAACGGATACAGAAATACTAGAACTTTTAGGTGAAGATGAAAGATTATACGCAACACTTGAGAAAGATAATACTAAAACAGTAGAAGAAGGTCTTATCGAAATATACAAAAAATTAAGACCAGGTGAACCTCCTACAGTTGAGAGTGCTTCTTCTTTATTAAACTCATTATTTTATGATGCTAAAAGATATGATTTAGCTAAAGTCGGAAGATATAAATTCAATAAAAAATTAGCTTTAGCGTATAGAATCATAAATAAAATAGCAGCACAAGATATAGTTAACACAGAAACTGGAGAAGTTTTTGTGAAAGAAGGAGAAAAAATATCTATAGAACAAGCTAAATCTATACAAAATTCAGGAATAAATGTAGTTAAAGTTTATTCTGATGAAGATAAAGAAGTTAAAGTTATAGGAAATAACTTTGTAGATATAAAAGAACACATATCATTTGACTTAAGTGATTTAAAAATAAAAGAAAAAGTTCACTACCCTACGTTGAAAGAAATATTAGATACATATAGTAGTGAAGCAGAAATAAAAGATGCTATAAAAGATAATATAAGAAAATTAATACCTAAACATATAATATTAGACGATATTATAGCTTCTATAAACTATCAATTTAACTTATTCCACCAAATAGGAAATATTGATGATATAGATCATTTAGGAAATAGAAGAGTAAGATCTGTTGGAGAGTTGCTTCAAAATCAATTCAGAATAGGTCTTTCTAGAATGGAAAGAGTTATCAAAGAAAGAATGACAATACAAGATATAGAGGTTGCAACTCCTCAAGCATTAATTAACATAAGACCAGTTGCAGCAGCTATAAAAGAATTCTTTGGAAGCTCTCAACTATCTCAGTTCATGGATCAAACGAATCCGTTATCTGAGCTTACACATAAGAGAAGATTATCAGCACTTGGACCTGGAGGACTTTCAAGAGAAAGAGCAGGATTTGAGGTGCGTGATGTTCATCACTCTCACTATGGAAGAATGTGTCCTATAGAAACTCCAGAGGGACCAAATATCGGACTTATTAACTCACTTGGTACTTATGCTAAGATAAATGAATATGGATTTATTGAAGCAAGTTATAGAAAAGTTGATAAGGAAACTGGAGTAGTAACAAATGAGATACATTATTTAACTGCAGACGAAGAAGAGATATATGTAAGAGCGCAAGCTAATGAACCACTTGATGCTGAAGGAAGATTTATAAATAAAAGAGTTACATCAAGAACAACTAATGGTATTGTTAAAGTGGTACCAAAAAATCTAGTTGATTATATGGATATATCTCCAAAACAAGTTGTTTCTGTTGCAACAGCTATGATTCCTTTCCTTGAAAATGACGATGCTAACCGTGCCCTAATGGGATCAAACATGCAACGTCAAGCGGTTCCTCTAGTTAGAAGAGAGGCACCTGTTATAGGAACTGGAATAGAGTATAGAGCGGCTAAAGACTCTGGAGCAGTTGTTGTAGCTAAAAACTCTGGAATTGTTGATAAATTAAGTGCAGATGAAATAGTTATAAAAAGAGAAGATGGAAATAAAGATAGATATAATATGCTTAAATTTAAGCGTTCAAACCAAGGAACTTGTATAAATCAAACTCCTATAGTAAATAAAGGAGATAAGATTGAAAAAGGTGATGTTATAGCTGATGGACCATCTACAGATATGGGAGAAATTGCATTAGGTAGAAACTGTCTTATAGCATTCATGACTTGGGAAGGATACAACTATGAGGATGCTATCCTTATAAATGAAAGATTAGTAAAAGAAGATAGACTATCTACTATTCATATAGAAGAATACGAGGCTGAAGCAAGAGATACAAAGCTTGGGCCAGAAGAAATAACAAGAGATATACCTAATGTTGGAGAAGATGCTATTAAAAACCTAGATGATAGAGGAATAATTAGAATAGGAGCAGAAGTAGAGTCTGGAGATATATTAGTTGGTAAGGTAACTCCTAAAGGAGAAACTGAGCTTACTGCAGAAGAAAGACTTCTTAGAGCTATATTCGGAGAAAAAGCTAGAGAAGTTAGAGATACTTCTTTAAAGGTTCCTCATGGTGAATCAGGGATAATAGTGGATGTTAAGGTATTTACAAGAGAAAATGGAGATGAATTACCTCCAGGAGTAAACGAGCTTGTAAGATGTTATATAGCTAAGAAGAGAAAGATAAACGTAGGGGATAAGATGGCTGGACGTCATGGAAATAAAGGGGTTATATCTAGAATTTTACCTGAAGAAGATATGCCATTTATGGAAGACGGTACACCAGTAGAGATAGTTCTGAACCCTCTAGGAGTTCCATCTCGTATGAACATCGGACAGGTTCTAGAGATTCACTTAGGTCTTGCAGCTAAATCATTAGGTTGGCATGTTGCTACATCTGTATTTGATGGAGCTAAAGAGGAAGATATAAGAGAAGCTTTAAAAGAGGCTAATTATCCTGAAGATGGAAAGCTTAGATTATGTGATGGAAGAACAGGAGATGCATTTGATAATAGAGTAACTGTTGGATATATGTATATGCTAAAACTACATCACTTAGTTGATGATAAGCTACATGCTAGAAGTACTGGTCCTTACTCGTTAGTTACACAACAACCTCTAGGTGGTAAAGCACAATTTGGAGGACAAAGATTTGGAGAGATGGAGGTTTGGGCTCTTGAGGCTTATGGTGCATCTCATACATTACAAGAAATATTAACAGTAAAATCAGATGATGTAATAGGACGTGTAAGAACATATGAAGCTATCGTTAAGGGTGAAAACATTCCTGAACCAGGAATTCCTGAATCGTTTAAAGTTTTAATAAAAGAACTTCAAAGTTTATGCCTTGATGTAAAGGTACTAACAGAAGAAGATCATGAAATAGAAGTAAAAGAGTCTATAGACGATGACGAAGTTAATGAAAACTTTGAATCTGTAGTTTCTAGTGAACAAGATATAGAAGAATTAGAATCTATAGAAGAAGTTGATGAAGATGTTGAAATAGATTTTGATGAATCTTTACTAGAAAATGATTTAGATGAAGATGATATAGATGAAGAATTTGATTTTTAA
- the rplA gene encoding 50S ribosomal protein L1 gives MAKKGKNYLEASKLVDKNKLYDASEALGLTVEAAKAKFDETVEAHIKLGVDSRHADQQVRGAVVLPHGTGKTKRVLVFAKGEKAKEAEAAGADFVGAEELVAKIQGENWFEFDIIVATPDMMGVVGRLGRVLGPKGLMPNPKSGTVTFDVAKAIDEIKAGKVEYRLDKTNIIHVTVGKVSFGKEKLAQNFAALMEAVIKAKPSAAKGQYLRSVTVASTMGPGVKINPARVTE, from the coding sequence ATGGCTAAAAAAGGAAAAAATTACTTAGAAGCTAGTAAGTTAGTTGATAAGAACAAATTATACGATGCTTCTGAAGCATTAGGATTAACAGTTGAAGCTGCTAAAGCTAAATTTGATGAAACAGTTGAAGCTCACATTAAATTAGGTGTAGATTCAAGACATGCAGACCAACAAGTAAGAGGAGCTGTAGTTCTTCCACACGGAACTGGTAAAACAAAAAGAGTTTTAGTATTCGCTAAAGGAGAAAAAGCTAAAGAAGCAGAAGCAGCAGGAGCAGATTTTGTTGGAGCTGAAGAATTAGTTGCTAAGATCCAAGGTGAAAACTGGTTTGAATTTGATATAATTGTTGCAACTCCTGATATGATGGGTGTTGTAGGAAGATTAGGAAGAGTACTTGGACCAAAAGGTTTAATGCCAAATCCTAAGTCTGGAACAGTTACATTTGATGTTGCTAAGGCTATAGATGAAATAAAAGCTGGTAAAGTTGAATATAGATTAGATAAAACTAACATAATTCACGTTACAGTTGGAAAAGTTTCATTTGGAAAAGAAAAATTAGCGCAAAACTTTGCAGCCTTAATGGAAGCTGTTATAAAAGCTAAGCCATCTGCTGCTAAAGGACAATATTTAAGATCTGTTACAGTAGCATCTACTATGGGTCCTGGAGTTAAAATAAACCCAGCTAGAGTTACAGAATAA
- the rplJ gene encoding 50S ribosomal protein L10 produces MSKIVELKGQVISEIAEKLEKSSSTVIVDYRGLTVEEVTELRKQFREAGVEYKVYKNTLVRRAAKQVGINDLNDETLVGPNAIAFGYEDPVAPARVISDFMKDHPKLELKMGIVEGEFYGKEQIEEFSKIPSREVLIAKLLGSLKAPVSNFAYLIDALIKKQEGQEA; encoded by the coding sequence ATGTCTAAGATTGTAGAATTAAAAGGACAAGTTATTTCAGAAATAGCTGAAAAATTAGAAAAGTCTTCGTCAACTGTAATTGTTGATTATAGAGGATTAACAGTGGAAGAAGTTACAGAACTTAGAAAGCAGTTCAGAGAAGCTGGAGTAGAATACAAAGTTTACAAGAATACTCTTGTAAGAAGAGCAGCTAAGCAAGTTGGAATAAACGATTTAAATGATGAAACATTAGTTGGACCAAATGCGATAGCTTTTGGATATGAAGATCCAGTTGCTCCAGCTAGAGTTATAAGTGATTTCATGAAAGATCATCCAAAACTAGAACTTAAAATGGGTATAGTTGAAGGTGAATTCTATGGAAAAGAACAAATTGAAGAATTCTCTAAGATTCCTTCAAGAGAAGTTCTTATTGCAAAATTACTTGGCAGCTTAAAAGCTCCAGTTTCAAACTTTGCATACTTAATAGATGCTTTAATCAAGAAGCAAGAAGGACAAGAAGCTTAA
- a CDS encoding ribosomal L7Ae/L30e/S12e/Gadd45 family protein produces MDLQSLRNEKKVIGTKQAIRALKENKAKVVFIAQDAEKHVTKHVEELSKQNNVDIIYVDFMEELGRSCNIQVGAAIVAVLK; encoded by the coding sequence ATGGATTTACAAAGCTTAAGAAATGAAAAAAAAGTAATAGGCACCAAACAAGCAATAAGAGCCTTAAAAGAAAATAAGGCAAAAGTAGTTTTCATAGCACAAGACGCAGAAAAGCATGTTACAAAACATGTGGAAGAATTATCGAAACAAAATAACGTAGATATAATCTACGTTGATTTCATGGAGGAACTAGGCAGAAGTTGTAATATACAAGTAGGAGCTGCCATAGTTGCTGTTTTGAAATAG